A stretch of Haloprofundus halophilus DNA encodes these proteins:
- a CDS encoding 2-amino-3,7-dideoxy-D-threo-hept-6-ulosonate synthase encodes MNTGVHARLDRISTEGRYLVVPMDHGITLGAVKGLKNIESTISAVTRGGADAVLTQKGIAPRVHPHKNGRGYIIHLNASTVIGPDSNDKRMTGTVEEAVRAGADAVSLHLNVGSNYEPKQLEDLARVTDDAERLGIPVLAMAYARGPDIDGSNPEALGHAVRLAEEAGAHVVKTGYSGNAETFEHVVESTRLPVVIAGGSRGTDRETVEMVRGAMDAGAAGVSMGRSIFQHDDPEAITRAVSAVLHDDQSAEEAIEHAGLGIEA; translated from the coding sequence ATGAACACAGGAGTCCACGCACGACTCGACCGCATCTCCACAGAGGGGCGATACCTCGTCGTCCCGATGGACCACGGAATCACACTCGGGGCCGTAAAAGGCCTCAAGAACATCGAATCGACCATCTCGGCGGTGACCCGCGGCGGGGCCGACGCCGTCCTCACCCAGAAGGGAATCGCCCCGCGCGTCCACCCGCACAAGAACGGCCGCGGCTACATTATCCACCTCAACGCCTCCACCGTCATCGGCCCCGACAGCAACGATAAGCGGATGACCGGCACCGTCGAGGAGGCGGTTCGCGCCGGCGCCGACGCCGTCTCGCTCCACCTCAACGTCGGCAGCAACTACGAACCCAAACAGCTGGAGGACCTCGCGCGCGTCACCGACGACGCCGAACGCCTCGGAATTCCGGTGCTGGCGATGGCGTACGCCCGCGGCCCCGACATCGACGGCAGTAACCCGGAAGCGCTCGGCCACGCGGTCCGCCTCGCGGAGGAGGCGGGCGCGCACGTCGTCAAGACCGGCTACAGCGGTAACGCCGAGACGTTCGAGCACGTCGTCGAGTCGACGCGCCTGCCCGTCGTCATCGCCGGTGGAAGCCGAGGCACCGACCGGGAGACCGTCGAGATGGTCCGCGGCGCGATGGACGCGGGCGCGGCGGGCGTCTCGATGGGCCGCTCCATCTTCCAGCACGACGACCCCGAGGCCATCACGCGCGCCGTCTCCGCCGTCCTCCACGACGACCAGTCGGCCGAGGAGGCCATCGAACACGCCGGACTCGGCATCGAAGCCTGA
- a CDS encoding SDR family NAD(P)-dependent oxidoreductase, with amino-acid sequence MATTSFDFDGETVIVTGGSSGIGRAMAKRFGESGATVVVADVREQPKDVGEETPTHELVREMGSDAEYVQTDVSDRDEVESVVEAAREYGGVDVMVNNAGLFVEGDMLDLSPEEFRQVHRVNVDGVFFGVQAAATDMLDRGEPGCIVNTASISSNLAQHGQVQYDSTKGAVRMITRGAALELAEHGIRVNAVAPGQIATEFVEGLTEEMYEDAESGGFLKPIPLGRPGEPEDIADAAAFLATEGASYITGELLHVDGGWQIC; translated from the coding sequence ATGGCAACGACGAGCTTCGACTTCGACGGCGAGACGGTCATCGTGACGGGCGGTTCCTCCGGCATCGGTCGGGCGATGGCGAAGCGGTTCGGCGAGTCCGGCGCGACGGTTGTCGTCGCCGACGTGCGCGAACAACCGAAGGACGTGGGCGAGGAGACGCCGACGCACGAGTTGGTACGCGAGATGGGCAGCGACGCCGAGTACGTCCAGACGGACGTGAGCGACCGCGACGAAGTCGAATCCGTCGTCGAGGCGGCCCGCGAGTACGGCGGCGTCGACGTGATGGTGAACAACGCCGGCCTCTTCGTCGAGGGCGACATGCTCGACCTCTCGCCCGAGGAGTTCCGCCAGGTCCACCGCGTCAACGTCGACGGCGTGTTCTTCGGCGTCCAGGCGGCGGCCACCGACATGCTCGACCGCGGCGAACCCGGCTGCATCGTCAACACGGCCTCCATCTCCTCGAACCTCGCCCAGCACGGGCAGGTGCAGTACGACTCGACGAAAGGGGCGGTGCGGATGATAACCCGCGGTGCGGCGCTCGAACTCGCCGAACACGGCATCCGCGTCAACGCCGTCGCGCCCGGCCAGATAGCGACGGAGTTCGTCGAGGGCCTCACCGAGGAGATGTACGAAGACGCCGAGAGCGGCGGCTTCCTGAAGCCGATTCCGCTCGGCCGCCCCGGCGAGCCCGAGGACATCGCCGACGCGGCTGCGTTTCTGGCGACGGAGGGGGCGAGTTACATCACCGGCGAACTGCTGCACGTCGACGGCGGCTGGCAGATCTGTTGA
- a CDS encoding 3-dehydroquinate synthase II, producing MTRSVWLKADDTVGDWEVRKQRITTGLEAGVDWVLVDEADVARVRQLGDVKVAAFRDDADVHVADAEDEEEEETAKADAYIVGKDGEGDGTVDLPSDLSGSADLTTLRHSDNRAQGAYVRIRGKEYETFAQAAARDADHTLVVGEDWQIIPLENLIARIGDQTELVAGVTSAEEARAAFETLEHGADGVLLDSDNPDEIRETVEVRDATEREQLDLRWAEVQSVERVGMADRVCVDTGSLLEHDEGMLVGSMSRGLFFVHAETAESPYVASRPFRVNAGAVHAYVRTPDGGTKYLSELKSGDEVQVVDTGGRTREVIVGRVKIEKRPMFRVEVDVEGDRVETLLQNAETIKVPTSEGRKAVTDLEAGDELLLYYEQVARHFGEAVEESIIEK from the coding sequence ATGACACGGAGCGTCTGGTTGAAGGCCGACGACACGGTCGGCGACTGGGAGGTTCGAAAGCAGCGCATCACGACGGGACTCGAAGCGGGCGTCGACTGGGTGCTCGTCGACGAGGCCGACGTGGCCCGCGTCCGCCAACTCGGCGACGTGAAGGTAGCGGCGTTCCGCGACGACGCCGACGTCCACGTCGCCGACGCCGAGGACGAGGAGGAAGAGGAGACCGCGAAGGCCGACGCCTACATCGTCGGCAAGGACGGCGAGGGCGACGGCACCGTCGACCTCCCCTCCGACCTCTCGGGGTCGGCTGACCTGACGACGCTTCGACACAGCGACAACCGGGCGCAGGGCGCGTACGTCCGCATCCGCGGCAAGGAGTACGAGACGTTCGCCCAGGCGGCCGCCCGCGACGCCGACCACACGCTCGTCGTCGGCGAGGACTGGCAGATAATCCCCCTCGAGAACCTCATCGCGCGCATCGGCGACCAGACGGAGTTGGTCGCGGGCGTCACCTCCGCCGAGGAGGCCCGCGCGGCGTTCGAGACGCTCGAACACGGTGCCGACGGCGTGCTCCTCGACTCGGACAACCCCGACGAGATACGCGAGACGGTCGAGGTCCGCGACGCCACCGAGCGCGAGCAGCTCGACCTCCGGTGGGCCGAGGTGCAGTCGGTCGAGCGCGTCGGCATGGCCGACCGCGTCTGCGTCGACACCGGGAGCCTCCTCGAACACGACGAGGGGATGCTCGTCGGGTCGATGTCCCGCGGCCTCTTTTTCGTCCACGCCGAGACGGCCGAGTCGCCGTACGTCGCCTCCCGCCCGTTCCGCGTCAACGCCGGGGCGGTCCACGCCTACGTCCGCACGCCCGACGGCGGGACGAAGTACCTCTCGGAGCTGAAGAGCGGCGACGAGGTGCAGGTCGTCGACACCGGCGGTCGGACGCGCGAGGTCATCGTCGGCCGCGTCAAGATAGAGAAGCGGCCGATGTTCCGCGTCGAGGTGGACGTGGAGGGCGACCGCGTGGAGACGTTGCTCCAGAACGCCGAGACCATCAAAGTCCCGACGAGCGAAGGGAGAAAAGCCGTCACCGACCTCGAAGCCGGCGACGAACTGCTGCTCTACTACGAGCAGGTGGCGCGACACTTCGGCGAGGCGGTCGAAGAGAGCATCATCGAGAAGTAA
- a CDS encoding arsinothricin resistance N-acetyltransferase ArsN1 family B has protein sequence MIRLATPDDADGVRQIYEPFVRDTAVSFETTPPTEAEVEARIASTLESHPWLVCERDERVVGYAYAGTHRKRDAYRWSVDSSVYVADDARRRGVARGLYAALFGILEAQGYVNVYAGTTLPNPASVGFHRAMGFEPVGVYENVGYKLGEWHDVQWLVRTLRPHPENPDPPVALAAVRETAAFEDALAAGESKIDR, from the coding sequence GTGATACGCCTCGCCACACCCGACGACGCCGACGGCGTCCGGCAGATATACGAACCGTTCGTCCGCGACACCGCCGTCTCCTTCGAGACGACACCGCCGACGGAAGCGGAGGTGGAAGCGCGAATCGCGTCGACGCTCGAATCGCACCCGTGGCTGGTGTGCGAACGCGACGAGCGCGTCGTCGGTTACGCCTACGCTGGGACGCATCGCAAGCGCGACGCCTATCGGTGGTCGGTCGATTCGTCGGTGTACGTCGCCGACGACGCGCGGCGACGCGGTGTCGCCCGCGGCCTCTACGCGGCGCTGTTCGGAATCCTCGAAGCGCAGGGCTACGTGAACGTCTACGCGGGGACGACGCTGCCGAACCCCGCGAGCGTCGGCTTCCACCGCGCGATGGGCTTCGAACCGGTCGGCGTCTACGAGAACGTCGGGTACAAACTGGGCGAGTGGCACGACGTGCAGTGGCTCGTCCGCACGCTGCGGCCGCACCCCGAGAACCCCGACCCGCCCGTCGCGTTGGCCGCGGTTCGAGAGACGGCGGCGTTCGAGGACGCGCTCGCCGCCGGCGAGTCGAAAATAGACCGCTAA
- the ppsA gene encoding phosphoenolpyruvate synthase, whose product MAVLWLDDVRAADVDTVGGKGASLGELTSAGLPVPPGFVVTADTYRTFIEEAGIDEELFEAMDIDPEDSKALAAAHERAHELITETELPEDVREEILEAYRSVGDGEAFVAVRSSATAEDLPDASFAGQQETFLNVQEEKLVERVKECWASLFSQRAIYYRTRQGFSHDKVDIAVVVQQMVDAEKSGVMFTSHPSTGEPRIIIEAAWGLGEAVVSGSVSPDNYVVDRDSASVQEETLADKKLMMVKDAETGETSTVDVPEEKREARVLTDEEIERLVELGCEVEDHYETPQDVEWAIYDGEVYMLQSRPITTISDADNGVEVAADGDGVDATTLSSNGNSGESESASSGGDTLLQGLGASPGIVSGEVRIVTKLDQLDKVSDGDIIVTEMTMPDMVPAMKRAAGIVTDEGGMTSHAAIVSRELGVPAVVGTGSATRELSDGRVVTIDGDKGTIREGQQTKKEEQHEPVEEMRPKTPVKPMTATEVKVNVSIPEAAERAAATGADGVGLLRVEHMVLSLGKTPEKYIADNGEKAYVDELVEGIRGVADEFYPRAVRVRTLDAPTDEFRQLEGGDGEPKEHNPMLGYRGIRRSLDTPEAFAHELEAFRRLWEMGYDNVELMLPLVNDAEDVHRATKLMREAGIDPEKRTWGVMIETPASALSIRELAEAGIDFASFGTNDLTQYTLAVDRNNENVADRFDELHPAVLELIGSTIETCRELGVKTSICGQAGSKPQMVQFLVNEGITSISANIDAVRDVQHEVKRVEQKLMLDSVR is encoded by the coding sequence ATGGCTGTACTTTGGCTGGATGACGTACGCGCCGCCGACGTCGACACCGTCGGCGGTAAAGGGGCCTCGCTCGGCGAACTCACGTCCGCGGGGCTTCCTGTCCCGCCGGGCTTCGTCGTGACCGCCGACACCTACCGAACGTTCATCGAGGAGGCGGGTATCGACGAGGAGCTCTTCGAGGCGATGGATATCGACCCCGAAGACTCGAAGGCGCTCGCCGCGGCCCACGAGCGCGCACACGAACTCATCACGGAGACCGAACTCCCCGAAGACGTCCGCGAGGAGATTCTGGAGGCGTACCGCTCCGTCGGCGACGGCGAGGCGTTCGTCGCGGTTCGGTCGTCGGCCACCGCCGAGGACCTGCCGGACGCCTCCTTCGCCGGCCAGCAGGAGACGTTCCTCAACGTCCAAGAGGAGAAACTCGTCGAGCGCGTCAAGGAGTGCTGGGCGTCGCTGTTCTCACAGCGCGCCATCTACTACCGGACGCGACAGGGCTTCTCGCACGACAAGGTCGACATCGCCGTCGTCGTCCAGCAGATGGTCGACGCCGAGAAGAGCGGCGTGATGTTCACCTCCCACCCGTCGACGGGTGAGCCGCGCATCATCATCGAGGCGGCGTGGGGGCTCGGCGAGGCCGTCGTCTCCGGGTCGGTGTCGCCCGACAACTACGTCGTCGACCGCGACTCCGCGAGCGTCCAGGAGGAGACGCTCGCCGACAAGAAGCTGATGATGGTCAAAGACGCCGAGACGGGCGAGACGTCGACGGTGGACGTCCCCGAGGAGAAGCGCGAGGCGCGGGTGCTCACCGACGAGGAGATAGAGCGACTCGTCGAACTCGGCTGCGAGGTCGAAGACCACTACGAGACCCCGCAGGACGTGGAGTGGGCCATCTACGACGGCGAGGTGTACATGCTCCAGTCGCGGCCCATCACGACGATATCGGACGCCGACAACGGGGTCGAGGTGGCCGCAGACGGCGACGGCGTCGACGCGACGACGCTCTCGTCGAACGGCAACAGCGGCGAGAGCGAGTCGGCGTCGTCGGGCGGAGACACGCTCCTTCAGGGCCTGGGCGCGAGCCCCGGTATCGTCTCCGGCGAGGTGCGAATCGTCACCAAGCTCGACCAGCTCGACAAGGTCTCCGACGGCGACATCATCGTCACCGAGATGACGATGCCGGACATGGTGCCGGCGATGAAGCGCGCCGCCGGCATCGTCACCGACGAGGGCGGGATGACGAGTCACGCCGCCATCGTCTCGCGCGAACTCGGTGTCCCCGCCGTCGTCGGCACCGGGAGCGCGACCAGGGAGCTGTCGGACGGTCGAGTCGTCACCATCGACGGCGACAAAGGGACGATACGCGAGGGACAGCAGACGAAGAAGGAGGAACAGCACGAGCCCGTCGAGGAGATGCGCCCGAAGACGCCGGTCAAACCGATGACCGCGACGGAAGTGAAAGTCAACGTCTCCATCCCCGAGGCCGCCGAACGCGCCGCGGCGACCGGTGCCGACGGCGTCGGGCTGCTCCGGGTCGAGCACATGGTGCTGTCGCTCGGCAAGACGCCCGAGAAGTACATCGCCGACAACGGCGAGAAGGCGTACGTCGACGAGTTAGTCGAAGGGATTCGGGGCGTCGCCGACGAGTTCTACCCCCGCGCCGTCCGCGTGCGGACGCTCGACGCGCCGACCGACGAGTTCCGCCAGCTGGAGGGCGGCGACGGCGAACCGAAGGAGCACAACCCGATGCTCGGCTACCGCGGCATCCGCCGTAGCCTCGACACGCCCGAGGCGTTCGCCCACGAACTGGAGGCGTTCCGCCGCCTCTGGGAGATGGGCTACGACAACGTCGAGCTGATGCTCCCGCTGGTCAACGACGCCGAAGACGTCCACCGCGCGACGAAACTGATGCGCGAGGCGGGCATCGACCCCGAGAAGCGAACGTGGGGCGTGATGATAGAGACCCCCGCGAGCGCGCTGTCGATACGGGAGCTCGCGGAGGCGGGCATCGACTTCGCCTCCTTCGGGACGAACGACCTCACCCAGTACACCCTCGCGGTCGACCGCAACAACGAGAACGTCGCCGACCGGTTCGACGAACTCCACCCTGCCGTCTTAGAGCTCATCGGGTCGACCATCGAGACGTGCCGCGAACTCGGCGTGAAGACGAGCATCTGCGGTCAAGCCGGTTCGAAACCGCAGATGGTCCAGTTCCTCGTCAACGAGGGGATTACCTCCATCAGCGCGAACATCGACGCGGTGCGCGACGTCCAACACGAGGTCAAACGCGTCGAGCAGAAACTGATGCTCGACTCGGTTCGGTAA
- a CDS encoding CPBP family intramembrane glutamic endopeptidase yields the protein MPSTPSPTPDAAASDGPGGPSVLHRVVALLVGVGLLVAAFVVGTIASLVVILPLFFLGFGVTSTAVLVFGSIPQQLTFAGIGGLYARLRLDSLPIRRPDGAELRFAVGATVLAVVLASALSYALTLTSLEPVESVIGEVAQNDPTVLLALAVLSIVLVAPAEELLFRGAIQGRLRTSYGPVAAVVLASLIFASPHVFNYIGNPVAVVATTGVIFVTGSILGVAYERTGNLAVPILIHAAYNTTLFGIAYVQLVAL from the coding sequence ATGCCCTCTACACCGTCACCGACCCCGGACGCCGCCGCTTCGGACGGCCCCGGCGGCCCGTCAGTCCTCCACCGCGTCGTCGCGCTGCTCGTCGGCGTCGGCCTGCTCGTCGCCGCGTTCGTCGTCGGAACGATCGCCAGCCTCGTCGTCATCCTCCCGCTGTTCTTCCTCGGGTTCGGCGTCACCTCGACGGCCGTGCTCGTCTTCGGGTCGATACCCCAACAGCTGACGTTCGCCGGAATCGGGGGACTCTACGCCCGACTGCGACTCGATTCGCTGCCGATTCGACGGCCCGACGGCGCGGAGCTCCGATTCGCCGTCGGCGCGACGGTTCTCGCCGTCGTACTGGCGTCGGCGCTGTCGTACGCGCTGACGCTCACGAGTCTCGAACCGGTCGAGAGCGTCATCGGCGAGGTCGCACAGAACGACCCGACGGTGCTGCTCGCGCTCGCGGTGCTCTCCATCGTCCTGGTCGCGCCCGCCGAGGAACTGCTGTTCCGCGGTGCGATTCAGGGCCGCCTCCGAACCTCGTACGGCCCGGTCGCCGCCGTCGTGCTCGCCAGCCTCATCTTCGCTTCGCCGCACGTGTTCAACTACATCGGCAACCCCGTCGCCGTCGTCGCGACGACGGGTGTCATCTTCGTCACCGGGTCGATACTCGGCGTCGCCTACGAGCGAACCGGCAACCTCGCGGTGCCGATACTGATTCACGCCGCCTACAACACGACGCTGTTCGGCATCGCGTACGTCCAGCTCGTCGCGCTCTGA
- the mfnA gene encoding tyrosine decarboxylase MfnA, with protein MQRAVPQDFSRVLSSMCTEPHPVAREAAVRFLATNPGDPSTYQRIAELEAEVVSGLGELAGLPDAHGYVASGGTEANVQAVRAARNRARDEWTTAPETPNVVAPESVHFSFQKAADVLGVELRTVPVDDGYRADPSAVRAAVDSETVLVVGVAGTTEYGRVDPIPELAAATHDAGGDRPFLHVDAAWGGFALPFTDHAWNFAHADVDTMTVDPHKLGQAVVPAGGFLARDRAALDALAVDTPYLESTSQATLTGTRSGAGVAGAAAALDALWPDGYREQFEESMADAEWLAAELDARGFDVVAPELPLVACELPESTFDALRDAGWRISRTAAGELRVVCMPHVTREMLRRFVADVDSFSPK; from the coding sequence ATGCAGCGCGCCGTCCCGCAGGACTTCTCCCGCGTGCTCTCCTCGATGTGCACCGAACCCCACCCCGTCGCGCGGGAGGCGGCGGTGCGTTTTCTCGCGACCAACCCCGGCGACCCCTCGACCTACCAGCGTATCGCCGAGTTGGAGGCGGAGGTGGTCTCCGGTCTCGGCGAGTTGGCGGGCCTCCCCGACGCTCACGGTTACGTCGCAAGCGGCGGCACCGAGGCCAACGTCCAGGCGGTTCGGGCGGCCCGAAACCGCGCCCGCGACGAGTGGACGACCGCACCGGAGACACCGAACGTCGTCGCCCCCGAGAGCGTCCACTTCAGTTTCCAGAAAGCCGCCGACGTGCTGGGCGTCGAACTCCGGACCGTGCCCGTCGACGACGGCTACCGCGCGGACCCCTCGGCGGTCCGCGCCGCCGTCGACTCGGAGACGGTTCTCGTCGTCGGCGTCGCGGGGACGACCGAGTACGGCCGCGTCGACCCGATTCCCGAACTCGCCGCGGCCACCCACGACGCCGGCGGCGACCGACCGTTCCTCCACGTCGACGCCGCGTGGGGCGGTTTCGCGCTCCCCTTCACCGACCACGCGTGGAACTTCGCGCACGCCGACGTGGACACGATGACCGTCGACCCGCACAAGCTGGGGCAGGCGGTCGTCCCGGCGGGCGGTTTTCTCGCCCGCGACCGCGCGGCGTTGGACGCGCTGGCGGTCGACACGCCGTATCTCGAGTCGACCTCGCAGGCGACGCTCACCGGGACGCGCAGCGGCGCGGGGGTCGCGGGCGCCGCCGCGGCGCTCGACGCGCTGTGGCCCGACGGCTACCGCGAACAGTTCGAGGAGTCGATGGCCGACGCCGAGTGGCTGGCCGCCGAGCTGGACGCCCGCGGATTCGACGTCGTCGCTCCCGAACTCCCGCTCGTCGCGTGCGAACTGCCGGAGTCGACGTTCGACGCGCTCCGCGACGCCGGATGGCGGATTTCGCGGACGGCGGCGGGCGAACTGCGCGTCGTCTGCATGCCGCACGTGACCCGCGAGATGCTCCGGCGGTTCGTCGCCGACGTCGATTCGTTCTCGCCGAAGTGA
- a CDS encoding YqaA family protein, translating into MERVVEHATGWFGLVIIFVYSFLIAFALPGVSEVVLAAPLNLGLDDAGRMTVIILVSATGKAAGSVFAFHIGQEAKDSGIIMQWLSRLPVDIVAWSEKQTMNIARKWGYGGLALALCVPFFPDTLSIYAFSILEEDYLKFAAATFVGSAGRLLVTLAFFHGAVAVL; encoded by the coding sequence ATGGAGCGCGTCGTCGAACACGCCACCGGCTGGTTCGGCCTCGTCATCATCTTCGTCTACTCGTTTCTCATCGCGTTCGCGCTGCCCGGCGTGAGCGAGGTCGTCCTCGCCGCGCCGCTGAATCTCGGCCTCGACGATGCCGGACGGATGACGGTCATCATCCTCGTCAGCGCGACGGGGAAAGCCGCCGGGAGCGTCTTCGCGTTCCACATCGGCCAGGAGGCGAAGGACTCCGGAATCATCATGCAGTGGCTCTCGCGCCTGCCGGTCGACATCGTCGCCTGGTCCGAGAAGCAGACGATGAACATCGCGCGCAAGTGGGGGTACGGCGGTCTCGCGCTCGCGCTCTGCGTTCCGTTCTTCCCGGACACGCTCTCGATATACGCCTTCTCGATACTGGAGGAGGATTACCTGAAGTTCGCGGCGGCGACGTTCGTCGGCAGCGCCGGGCGACTGCTCGTCACGCTGGCGTTCTTCCACGGTGCCGTCGCGGTGCTGTGA
- the metG gene encoding methionine--tRNA ligase, producing MSHEQFPTDRPAVVTCGLPYANGDLHVGHLRTYVGGDVYSRALRKLGQQTAFVSGSDMHGTPVAVNAEKEGVTPEEFALGWHETYEETFPKFNVEFDNYGHTHDETNTELTKEFVRTLDENGHVYEKTIMVAYDPEEDQYLPDRYVEGECPYCGAKARGDECDEGCQRHLEPGEIVDPVSTITGNPAEYRERTHKFFRVSEFQEYLQEFIDRLEGTSNAQNQPREWIEGELQDWCITRDMDWGIDYPGEEDDGTEELVLYVWVDAPIEYVSSTKQYTERVGSDEYDWEEVWQNEGDIVHVIGRDIIQHHTVFWPAMLRGVDYEEPRAVMASGFVTLGGKGFSTSRNRAVWADEYLAEGFDPDLLRYYLATNGGFQQDVDFSWSKFQERVNGELVGTVGNFLYRSLLFAYRNYEGTPEADVSEEVQNRIEGAIREFGEAVNDYSVRRAGLATVELARFGNEYIQRNEPWKLTDEEPEKAAQVIRDCVQIAKAVAVLFEPVAPGKSERLWEALGEAGSVHDVEVHAALDAPPASFDEPTELFEKIEDERVEELNEKLDERVAAATESEADDGDETETEKEESETDADSDVSDLEPISEDRISFDEFQALDLRVGEIVSAEGVDGADKLAKLEVDIGHEVRQIVAGIKQLHDLDSLVGERVVVVANLEKAELFGVESNGMLLAAGEQADILTTHGDSVPGTKVR from the coding sequence ATGAGTCACGAGCAGTTCCCCACGGACCGACCAGCGGTGGTGACCTGCGGGTTGCCGTACGCGAACGGCGACCTGCACGTCGGCCACCTCCGAACGTACGTCGGCGGCGACGTCTACTCGCGCGCCCTACGAAAACTCGGCCAGCAGACGGCCTTCGTCTCGGGGTCTGACATGCACGGAACGCCCGTCGCGGTCAACGCCGAGAAGGAGGGCGTCACCCCCGAGGAGTTCGCCCTCGGGTGGCACGAGACGTACGAGGAGACGTTCCCGAAGTTCAACGTCGAGTTCGACAACTACGGCCACACCCACGACGAGACGAACACCGAACTGACGAAGGAGTTCGTCCGCACGCTCGACGAGAACGGCCACGTCTACGAGAAGACCATCATGGTCGCCTACGACCCCGAGGAGGACCAGTACCTCCCGGACCGCTACGTCGAGGGCGAGTGCCCGTACTGCGGGGCGAAAGCCCGCGGCGACGAGTGCGACGAGGGCTGCCAGCGCCACCTCGAACCCGGCGAGATCGTCGACCCGGTCAGCACCATCACGGGCAACCCCGCCGAGTACCGCGAGCGGACGCACAAGTTCTTCCGCGTCTCGGAGTTCCAGGAGTATCTTCAGGAGTTCATCGACCGCCTCGAAGGCACCTCGAACGCCCAGAACCAGCCCCGCGAGTGGATCGAGGGCGAACTCCAGGACTGGTGTATCACCCGCGACATGGACTGGGGCATCGACTACCCCGGCGAGGAAGACGACGGAACTGAAGAGTTGGTGCTCTACGTCTGGGTCGACGCGCCCATCGAGTACGTCTCTTCGACGAAGCAGTACACAGAGCGCGTCGGAAGCGACGAGTACGACTGGGAAGAAGTGTGGCAAAACGAGGGCGACATCGTCCACGTCATCGGGCGCGACATCATCCAGCACCACACCGTGTTTTGGCCGGCGATGCTCCGCGGCGTCGACTACGAGGAACCGCGCGCCGTCATGGCCAGCGGGTTCGTCACCCTCGGCGGCAAAGGCTTCTCCACCTCCCGGAATCGGGCGGTGTGGGCCGACGAGTATCTCGCCGAGGGGTTCGACCCCGACCTCCTGCGCTACTATCTCGCCACCAACGGCGGCTTCCAGCAGGACGTCGACTTCTCGTGGTCGAAGTTCCAGGAGCGCGTCAACGGCGAACTCGTCGGCACCGTCGGCAACTTCCTCTACCGGTCGCTGCTGTTCGCGTACCGGAACTACGAGGGAACGCCCGAGGCCGACGTCTCCGAGGAGGTACAGAACCGTATCGAAGGCGCGATTCGCGAGTTCGGCGAGGCCGTCAACGACTACTCCGTCAGGAGAGCCGGTCTCGCGACCGTCGAACTCGCACGCTTCGGCAACGAGTACATCCAGCGCAACGAACCGTGGAAGCTCACGGACGAGGAACCCGAGAAGGCGGCGCAGGTCATCCGCGACTGCGTCCAGATCGCGAAGGCCGTCGCCGTGCTCTTCGAACCGGTCGCACCCGGCAAGTCCGAGCGACTCTGGGAGGCCCTCGGCGAGGCGGGCTCCGTCCACGACGTGGAAGTACACGCCGCGCTCGACGCGCCGCCGGCGTCGTTCGACGAACCGACCGAGCTGTTCGAGAAGATAGAGGACGAGCGCGTCGAGGAACTGAACGAGAAGCTCGACGAGCGGGTCGCGGCGGCGACCGAGAGCGAGGCGGACGACGGTGACGAGACCGAAACCGAAAAGGAGGAGTCGGAGACGGACGCCGACTCGGACGTGAGCGACCTCGAACCCATCTCCGAAGATAGAATCAGTTTCGACGAGTTCCAGGCGCTCGACCTTCGTGTCGGCGAAATCGTCTCGGCGGAGGGCGTCGACGGCGCGGACAAGCTGGCGAAGCTCGAGGTCGACATCGGCCACGAGGTCCGTCAGATCGTCGCCGGTATCAAACAGCTCCACGACCTCGACTCGCTCGTCGGCGAGCGCGTCGTCGTCGTCGCCAACCTCGAGAAGGCCGAACTGTTCGGCGTCGAGTCCAACGGGATGCTGCTGGCCGCGGGCGAACAGGCCGACATCCTGACGACCCACGGCGACTCGGTTCCGGGGACGAAAGTCCGGTAA